GATTATGCTTCAGTGGCAGACAAAGcaagatacatgaaaaaatatacaatatatataatacataatatgaAGATAATATATCAGTATTACAccttatattaatataatgtgaatataaatatacacctgTTGAAGAAgtctgtttttcagcttttaaagAAAGCTGCAGGGATATtgttccacatctccaaagttcagtcttagaagttggttccattttttgtttctcaccatccaaataaccTCAAACACGTTTAGTGATgataagtgtatatatatatatatatatatatatatatatatatatatatatgtgtgtattaaGTATACTTCCTTGTTTCTCAtagtctattttatcagctccacttgctcTGTAAGGGCACTATGTAGTCGTACAATTACAGACAgatgtccatctgtttctgtagATACAAGAAGATGTACTTATTCAAGTGGCCAGTCAGTATATATGCGTGTACCGTACTGTGCAGTATGTGCACctaagcacattatttaaaaccgTTTGTCTTTTTACCAGTAAAAACACCATGtattattagaataaatgcaaatcacCATGATTACAGTTACAGAAGTAGttgatatcttgtgagctagTCTGAAGAACAAAGTGTATTTCCAGTTTTCTCCTTTatgatttattacatttcatcAGCAACACACTAGATTTTGcagaattaagtattgattaaTCCAACTAGGTAATGAATGTTAGCTTCAAATAATGCTGAGCTTCCTTGAGGAGAAGTTTGTAAAgtgttaaacaaacacattggCACATAAAATCCctacttattgtattaatattatttgtatttattgtagtgTCAGTGTTGTTTCTGATCAGATGAATGCTTCCCACCCAGATCAAcaactttttaattttattttgctCAGGTGtctaaaacatttgcacattattgtgtgcatgtgcagaTATGGTAGTTGTTGctcagtgtttctgtgtttctgtgtgttgcaGTGCTATAATCCACAGGCCTGTCTGCAGATGAAGGACGACTGGAATGCTAAAGCTAAAACAGTGTGCCTAGACCGAGCGGCCAGGCAACAGGGGTCAGTATTTCACCAAAGTAATGGGATTTTTGTCCTGTTTAGTGACTgaatctgtgtttgttttgattggtGCCGCCCAGTGCACAGCATTAATGTACAGCATACTTTAAGTGTGTACCAAATGAGAAAAAATCCACCCAACTGTAAAAAACATGCCCGCTACATTGCCCACTGTAGATGGTACATGGCCAGGGATTAAATAGATCATTAAGGCaactaataataaaacagtatgtcataaaggatgtgtaataataataataataatgataataataatcactCTAATAGCAATAAATAATAGCTAAACTAGACAAACACCAGTCTGTACTTTTTATTATACTTGAGTGTCACCTGGTAGTTAATTGCAGTTGCATCATTTGTAATGTACAAGACAGATGTGACTTagtgcactgaaaacaaaaggCACTTTTATGAAAACATGAAACTCTTTTTTTGAAGAAcgtctttgtttttctgttcacCTTTTTTTAGACTGGACAGACTAAAGATGTCAAAAGCTGTTGTAGTGGGAGACCTCAATGTGGGGAAGACTTGCTTAATTAACAGGTACAGATACTTTAATGTAAACGAATTGTAATGAAATGTTTGTGGCCTGTTTGTGAGTATATGCTGTATCCTGTATTCCACCTGAGATGTTCTTGTGTTCCAGGTTCTGTAAGGATGCTTTCGACAGAGACTACAAGGCCACTATCGGGGTTGATTTTGAAATAGAGAGATTTGAACTGTCTGGGCTTCCGTACTCTCTTCAGATGTGAGTGGGGCTTCTTCACCGCTCTAACTCTAACTGTTATAATCTAACTCACTTTTGAGGATACTTAATTAAGTGCTATTTTTCTTGCGTCACTTTCAATCGCTGTATTTGATTTTGTGCTTGTAGCTGGGACACTGCCGGCCAGGAGAAATTTAAATGCATTGCTTCGGCGTATTACAGAGGAGCTCAGGGTGAGATCTTCATtacagttttatattttattatcatatGAATGCCTATAGTGGGTACCCAGCATAATGacaatgttttctgtttgtttctttcacaGTGATCATTACTGTCTTTGATATGGCAGATATTAAGACCCTGGAGCACACACGGTGAGTGAAGGTCATGGACATACTTTAAATGGCCTGTGTCATATAAAACTCACTTTTTAGGTGTTGTACGTGTGCATTCTGTACAGCCTATATATGGAAACTCAGctacaaaagcagcctgtttttaattaattatttttgtgatgtcacatttacTTAAGTGTAATGTCAataaggttggaaaatggtcatgtaaaattgaGTAATTACCATTTCTGATACATAAAACCATACAAATATTATAATAGGATCtgaggagaaaaaataaaatataagaaaattgCAAaataagtgctattattgtacAAGACAGTGtaggacatgggccctttaaacatgcatatggtgttatgtatatatatatatacactttaaaactataaatatataGGCATGTACGCTGTAGTCATCTGTAAGTTCACTTTCACCTCTTAAATGTCCAGGGCCTGCGGGTGGCTTCACACTTTTATTGCAGACTTTTACAGTTTAGGAATAACTCAGTTCACACTGTTATCTGTGTAATTAAGCCTTAATATACTTTCAATTTTTTCTCCAAGGTAATTTTGGAATCTATTGGTTTCATCATCTGGAAatgttcatacaatgtaaaggacagctgcttgAGCTcatattatgccaaaaactaaCAATCAAGAtgctttttttggacagcaatgacaGAACTAGAACTTTGGAGGTTTAACAGGAAGAACATGAAAGTTTTCCATGCGCCTGGGTTTGAGCGCAATAGCTGTAGAGGGGAGAAAGGAGTAAAATCACATTTCAAATTTTGCTAAATCAGTTTTAAATTAAgattaataatcattttaattcagtaaatctaaacatttctactgaaaatcaaaacaaaaccgTTATTTCAAACACATACTGTTTATGAACAATTTGAGTGAAAGGGGGTGAGTGTAAATGCTTCAACTTACCCCATAGAAGGACTTCATTGTAACAGAAGGAGGGGCTAGTTGCAATGGTCACTAGAATCTGGCAAAttcatgtaaaacattttagttTATTTGAATTCTGTGACATATAAACACAACTCATTTATCAAAAACACTGGCAAATACAAACCATAAAGTTAAGTTAATTTGATAAAAACAGTCTTCAGGGAGAATCTAGagaaacatctgtctgattGCTAAAATTTACATTTGACATTGgtatgaaaatacattttatctCATGTTAGTTTGTGCCCCACTCCTCCCTATAACGTAGTACTATCAGGTAGGTCTAAAGTGCACTTAAAATAACAGAGTGATATTTATATGTGTTTTACAGGCAGTGGCTCCTAGAGGCTCTGAGAGAAAACGAACCAAGCGCCTGCTTCATTTTCTTGGTTGGTACCAAGAGAGACCTATTGGTGAGAATGAATCTCCTCTGTCTTACTGTCATACTGACACATACACATAGACACGCACAcaaacaagagagaaaaaaaatcaatatatacaaatataaaaattaattatatatactgtatataatacaaTTGATACAAATACATAAGAATTTAAGAAGTTAAAACACAGGTGTATGCAAAAGAACACCAAATTACATGTGTTGTtaaattaaagtgaaaataagttaagatgtttttttcagaGCACTTACAACATTTAGGCATTTTACTGCTAATTACAGTACatagttttatatatttgctgaatttagcatattagaaaaatgaaacataatatGAATGGGTCAACATATTTGTCACTTTAAAAACCCTAaatctttaataaataaatgtttggcTTACATGTACAATAAGGCACACAGGCAGTTTAGAATCTTATATTAGTGTGGCTCTTATTAGTCTCCAGAGGAATGCCagcggacagagagagacgcagTGAAGATGGCATCGGAGATGAACGCAGAGTTCTGGTCTGTTTCATCCAAAACAGGTACATGCTGCACTGACATTCATGTCGTATGTGCTTTATGCTTTTAGAATATTAATTTATGTGAGTATTctatgtaaaataatcaaacataaataaataaaaaacaatagcCTACTTTCAGCTTCCTACTTttggattaaattacattaataatcaatatacagtactgggcaaaagtcagagaccatccttggCTTTCTACCAAAGACAATATTccatagaaaatcaactaatATAATAtcaagcagcttgattttctcctctctctcaaagatgaaaacctTATATCATATATCACTGAGCATAAAGCATATAtcactgaaaaaatgtgttgtgtttttgaaatATAGGAGTTTGCAAAAGTAGTATGGAAAAGTGACAGCCTcaaaaaatgttatgttttgttgtttaagtACAAGAAAGGTGCTGTTTATCCGATGGGGaaagttttggtgtctaccaggtcttgcaggtggttatTAGGagctccattttctctgtagcttctaATTATTTTTTCACCTCCAGTTCTGGaatctcctgttttttcacctATTTTCCTTTCATGTTCTCCTTCTATATATAAGTgcattatcatatatatattgaaaaatgaataactgaataaatgaatacatgaatAGTGACTGTTTTGTGCAAAGCGGCGTCTGAGCTGTGTTGCTGTCATTGTGATAACACAGAtcattgtgtgtatgtgtcacaGGACAGAATGTGCAGGAGTTCTTCTTTCGAGTGGCTGCTTTGGCATTTGAAGATGCCATCCTGCAGGAGCTCGAGCTGGGGAACAGCTCTGCACGGATAGGAGACGGAGACATTCTCAGTAAGTTGTTAGTTAAGAGCATACAGTCTTTGGATGGATGAAGAATGAACATTTTGATGTGATAGTTTGGCAAATGGAGTCGATCAGACAAGACATATTTGTGCATGAAGTTTGCTTTTTAAGatttatactgtactatatatttatacaatGTAGCAAACAAGTGTGGAAGTGGATTCTGGGTGTAAGGGGATGTAATTGGATATTAGTGATGATTGACAAGAAACCAGATAGTGTTTCAAAAGTGATAATTGCCATGTTGGGAAAGAAAGCAAAGTTTTTAAATTCTGAACAGCCTTCCTAatattaaatgtctttttttatttgaacaatAGATAATTCAACTCACTTGAGCACATTTAGCATTCTAGCAGTTTTTAGCATGTTTCTCCAGGGAGCTATTAGCTTGCAAGTCTAATAGGTTTTTTGAGTGTgtcatttaaagagaagaaGCTGTAATGAACCCATACCAGCTGGAGCTCACAACACATGTGTTTGCAGTTACAGCTTTCAAAATGAGAGTGAAATAGTTTATTAACTGAAAATGTTGAGTTATCCAGTATTATACTCAATTTGTGATTTTCACTGAACTTTCAATAAAGCTTCAataaatcttttaatgttagcaGCAGACTGAACTGGCAAAATCATTGAtaatcaagttttttttttattgcccaAGCCTGTTACAAAAACTTATAAAACACACCCAGCAACTATTAAGGCATTAAATTATTATGTTGGTTAATGGAATAATTATTTATTGTGATTATTTCAAAACTCAATCATTTATTGGACATTGTTACATTGTATAGtattttatcactgttttatgaaagcaatatgaaatcaaaataaacaaattttagTATAAAGAtgataaacagagaaacagggGTAGTAATACTGCTTTTATTACCTAATAACTGTAACACAAAGACTCTTAATGCTTGTTTCTGACACCGTATTCTTTATACTGATTAATGCATTCTGAATGATAACActgcgttttgtttttttggggtttttttttttggcagaagCTGACAGAGCACCAGGAAGTCTTGAGGCTGTGGCAGTGAAGAAATCTTGCTGTTGATTCAGATCCAGAACTTTATTCTGAAGCCAATAGAGGAAGCAGCAGGGGGTCCAGGATGAAGGAACAGAAGCAATATTCAAAGGCAGAAAATCCATACACTTTCTTCACAAGGGATCCCCGCTGAGCTATTATAGAGATGCTGTATATGGAGTTTTGGCTCATTAAGGGAACAATACATTATATTTACCCTGGATTGAGGACACTAAATGAGAGTTATCATGGTATTTTATAGCTTCAGTATTGTGCTTCTTTAACCACTGCCACTGTAGAAATACATATGACATTTAATGTGGAACTGTTTGAGAGCCG
The DNA window shown above is from Pygocentrus nattereri isolate fPygNat1 chromosome 18, fPygNat1.pri, whole genome shotgun sequence and carries:
- the rab36 gene encoding ras-related protein Rab-36, whose translation is MHFSPPVSKNRIISKFPKCYNPQACLQMKDDWNAKAKTVCLDRAARQQGLDRLKMSKAVVVGDLNVGKTCLINRFCKDAFDRDYKATIGVDFEIERFELSGLPYSLQIWDTAGQEKFKCIASAYYRGAQVIITVFDMADIKTLEHTRQWLLEALRENEPSACFIFLVGTKRDLLSPEECQRTERDAVKMASEMNAEFWSVSSKTGQNVQEFFFRVAALAFEDAILQELELGNSSARIGDGDILKADRAPGSLEAVAVKKSCC